The Amblyomma americanum isolate KBUSLIRL-KWMA chromosome 5, ASM5285725v1, whole genome shotgun sequence genome window below encodes:
- the LOC144133427 gene encoding RNA-binding protein 25-like isoform X1, whose protein sequence is MAFPPHRPPLGMPGMPVPPMLAPPYTMPHMVPGGMIPMAMGVMPPMMAHVAVTVPPSIPILAQPPQQQPSPQPRSQGKRGHGSGSGSAVIEKKPLVRRNQQSHENTSKGPPVTVFVGNITERASDNLIRLILQRCGTVVSWKRVQGANGWLQGFGFCEYGDPESAMRAIRILHEWEIGDKKLVVKVDAKTKEKLDEYKASKKTSSSQQQPQQQQQQPGGTDAASSSDGAASEAKPQATDDIDEATWRQDRDTRESILHLLRSHASELNRASDREREREREREREGDRGGGAAARSPRNARRTSPEPEREYRSSKNHRLMQELDEMDIEEDKRNLITREIDKFRDTYKKQQEEDRDRERERRRERKERRDRERSVERSSRSNRDRERSRDLVKEESSSRAEEKSSRDRDRDRDRDHESTRGNESKSESTQLASSSQPPSSRSDRASSKARSESPERDWVRERERERERELREALRPRDAERDWEREREEEEEAYERKKMERKLREKEAAYQERLRNWEARERRKAKEYEKERQKEEERLSEEAKEARRLKEFLEDYEDERDDLKYYKGGALQRRLKDREKEIELDNRDRQREREELEDLRRKLTEEGHPDPEAEAKRIHHEEEARLLKPQPHLLPVVRPDPEPTSERASSRGRDATSPPPPRRSSQHARSPRAEPRSPPPRRENSSSRHGGHSPSSVASPPASSAGPTSAMEEDGSGQNSLSGFSDVLVTPQEEGRGMGFGVLKLGGSPGQTSGRKSPTSGSGKRKKLSAAASQVFGNTEEEESGESRKKRKLVPLVDEEGRQQQEQQQQQQQQHMNTEEKRKHIKNLIDRIPTSKEELFNFNFDRSLVDNALMDKRIRPWINKKIVEYIGEEEPTLVDFICSKVLAGSAAQSILNDVSMVLDEEAEVFVVKMWRLLIYEIEAKKVGLVK, encoded by the exons tCCCTGGAGGCATGATACCGATGGCAATGGGTGTGATGCCACCC atgatggcacacgtggctgTGACGGTGCCTCCGTCGATTCCGATCCTGgcgcagccgccgcagcagcagccttcGCCGCAGCCACGCTCGCAAGGCAAGCGCGGCCACGGCTCAGGCTCTGGCTCGGCAGTCATCGAGAAGAAACCGCTCGTGCGCCGGAACCAGCAGTCG CACGAGAACACATCCAAAGGACCCCCTGTCACCGTGTTTGTGGGTAATATAACTGAAAGGGCATCGGACAACCTCATCAGGCTCATTCTCCAG CGCTGTGGAACAGTGGTCAGCTGGAAGAGAGTGCAGGGCGCCAATGGCTGGTTGCAAG GTTTTGGCTTCTGTGAATACGGAGATCCAGAATCGGCAATGAGGGCCATTCGCATCCTGCACGAATGGGAGATTGGAGACAAGAAACTCGTG GTGAAAGTGGATGCCAAGACCAAGGAAAAGCTGGACGAGTACAAGGCAAGCAAGAAGACCTCTTCAtcacagcagcagccacagcagcagcaacagcagccggGTGGAACGGATGCGGCCTCATCCTCAGACGGTGCCGCCTCCGAAGCCAAGCCGCAGGCGACAGATGACATAGATGAGGCAACTTGGCGCCAGGACAGGGACACCCGAGAGTCCATCCTCCACCTGTTGCGCTCGCACGCCAGTGAGCTCAACAGGGCCAGCGACCGCGAGCGAGAACGAGAGCGGGAACGAGAACGAGAAGGCGACAGAGGTGGTGGCG CAGCCGCAAGATCGCCACGTAACGCTCGACGCACGAGCCCCGAGCCGGAACGGGAGTACAGGTCTAGCAAAAAT CATCGTCTGATGCAAGAACTGGATGAAATGGACATTGAAGAAGACAAGCGGAACTTAATCACGAGGGAAATCGACAAATTCCGGGACACGTACAAG AAACAGCAGGAGGAAGACCGCGACCGAGAGCGGGAACGGCGGCGAGAGCGCAAGGAGCGTCGCGACCGAGAGCGAAGCGTCGAGCGGTCCTCGCGCAGCAATCGTGACAGGGAGCGCTCACGGGACCTGGTCAAGgaggagagcagcagcagggcTGAGGAGAAGTCGAGCCGGGACCGGGACCGAGACCGGGACCGGGACCACGAGTCGACCCGTGGCAACGAGTCCAAGTCCGAGTCGACGCAGCTGGCTTCGTCGTCGCAGCCACCCTCCTCGCGGTCCGACAGGGCTTCCTCCAAAGCCCGTTCTGAGTCTCCCGAGCGTGACTGGGTGCGGGAACGGGAGCGTGAGAGGGagcgggagctccgggaggcacTCAG GCCTCGAGATGCCGAGCGTGACTGGGAGAGGGagagggaagaggaggaggaggcataCGAGCGCAAGAAGATGGAGAGGAAGCTCCGAGAAAAGGAAGCCGCCTACCAggag AGGTTGCGCAACTGGGAGGCCAGGGAGCGGCGCAAGGCCAAGGAGTACGAGAAGGAGCGGCAAAAAGAGGAAGAGCGGCTATCCGAGGAG GCTAAGGAAGCCCGCCGCCTGAAGGAGTTCCTGGAAGATTATGAAGATGAAAGAGATGATCTCAAGTATTATAA GGGAGGTGCCCTGCAGAGGCGCCTGAAAGACCGAGAGAAAGAGATTGAGCTCGACAATCGCGACCGGCAGCGGGAACGCGAGGAACTCGAGGACCTGCGGCGGAAGCTGACCGAGGAGGGCCACCCGGATCCCGAGGCCGAGGCCAAGCGCATCCACCATGAGGAAGAGGCTCGCCTGCTGAAGCCACAGCCCCACCTGCTGCCCGTGGTGCGGCCAGACCCTGAGCCGACATCCGAGCGCGCTTCCTCCCGCGGCAGGGACGCCACATCGCCCCCTCCGCCACGGCGGTCTTCGCAGCACGCCCGGTCGCCCCGGGCGGAGCCGCGATCGCCGCCTCCGCGCCGTGAGAACTCGTCCTCGCGGCACGGTGGCCACTCGCCTTCTTCAGTGGCGTCGCCGCCGGCGTCGTCGGCAGGGCCCACGTCAGCTATGGAAGAAGATGGCAGTGGCCAGAATAGCCTCTCGGGGTTCTCGGATGTGCTGGTCACGCCGCAGGAGGAAGGCAGGGGCATGGGCTTCGGTGTGCTGAAGCTGG GCGGAAGCCCGGGCCAGACGAGTGGTCGCAAGAGCCCCACATCGGGCAGCGGCAAACGCAAGAAGCTGTCGGCAGCTGCATCACAGGTGTTTGGAAACACCGAAGAGGAGGAGTCTGGGGAGTCGCGCAAGAAGCGCAAGCTGGTGCCCCTTGTAGACGAGGAGGGTCGACAACAGCAggagcaacagcaacagcagcagcagcagcacatgaaCACGGAGGAGAAGCGCAAGCACATCAAGAACCTGATCGACCGCATACCCACGTCCAAGGAGGAGCTCTTCAACTTCAACTTCGACCGGAGCCTCGTCGACAAC GCGCTGATGGACAAGCGGATCAGGCCATGGATCAACAAGAAGATTGTGGAGTACATTGGCGAGGAGGAACCCACACTGGTAGACTTCATCTGCTCCAAGGTGCTGGCAGGCAGTGCTGCCCAGAGCATACTCAACGACGTGTCCATG GTGCTGGATGAAGAAGCTGAAGTGTTTGTTGTGAAAATGTGGCGACTTCTCATCTACGAGATCGAAGCCAAGAAAGTGGGATTAGTGAAGTGA
- the LOC144133427 gene encoding RNA-binding protein 25-like isoform X2 has product MAFPPHRPPLGMPGMPVPPMLAPPYTMPHMVPGGMIPMAMGVMPPMMAHVAVTVPPSIPILAQPPQQQPSPQPRSQGKRGHGSGSGSAVIEKKPLVRRNQQSHENTSKGPPVTVFVGNITERASDNLIRLILQRCGTVVSWKRVQGANGWLQGFGFCEYGDPESAMRAIRILHEWEIGDKKLVVKVDAKTKEKLDEYKASKKTSSSQQQPQQQQQQPGGTDAASSSDGAASEAKPQATDDIDEATWRQDRDTRESILHLLRSHASELNRASDREREREREREREGDRGGGAARSPRNARRTSPEPEREYRSSKNHRLMQELDEMDIEEDKRNLITREIDKFRDTYKKQQEEDRDRERERRRERKERRDRERSVERSSRSNRDRERSRDLVKEESSSRAEEKSSRDRDRDRDRDHESTRGNESKSESTQLASSSQPPSSRSDRASSKARSESPERDWVRERERERERELREALRPRDAERDWEREREEEEEAYERKKMERKLREKEAAYQERLRNWEARERRKAKEYEKERQKEEERLSEEAKEARRLKEFLEDYEDERDDLKYYKGGALQRRLKDREKEIELDNRDRQREREELEDLRRKLTEEGHPDPEAEAKRIHHEEEARLLKPQPHLLPVVRPDPEPTSERASSRGRDATSPPPPRRSSQHARSPRAEPRSPPPRRENSSSRHGGHSPSSVASPPASSAGPTSAMEEDGSGQNSLSGFSDVLVTPQEEGRGMGFGVLKLGGSPGQTSGRKSPTSGSGKRKKLSAAASQVFGNTEEEESGESRKKRKLVPLVDEEGRQQQEQQQQQQQQHMNTEEKRKHIKNLIDRIPTSKEELFNFNFDRSLVDNALMDKRIRPWINKKIVEYIGEEEPTLVDFICSKVLAGSAAQSILNDVSMVLDEEAEVFVVKMWRLLIYEIEAKKVGLVK; this is encoded by the exons tCCCTGGAGGCATGATACCGATGGCAATGGGTGTGATGCCACCC atgatggcacacgtggctgTGACGGTGCCTCCGTCGATTCCGATCCTGgcgcagccgccgcagcagcagccttcGCCGCAGCCACGCTCGCAAGGCAAGCGCGGCCACGGCTCAGGCTCTGGCTCGGCAGTCATCGAGAAGAAACCGCTCGTGCGCCGGAACCAGCAGTCG CACGAGAACACATCCAAAGGACCCCCTGTCACCGTGTTTGTGGGTAATATAACTGAAAGGGCATCGGACAACCTCATCAGGCTCATTCTCCAG CGCTGTGGAACAGTGGTCAGCTGGAAGAGAGTGCAGGGCGCCAATGGCTGGTTGCAAG GTTTTGGCTTCTGTGAATACGGAGATCCAGAATCGGCAATGAGGGCCATTCGCATCCTGCACGAATGGGAGATTGGAGACAAGAAACTCGTG GTGAAAGTGGATGCCAAGACCAAGGAAAAGCTGGACGAGTACAAGGCAAGCAAGAAGACCTCTTCAtcacagcagcagccacagcagcagcaacagcagccggGTGGAACGGATGCGGCCTCATCCTCAGACGGTGCCGCCTCCGAAGCCAAGCCGCAGGCGACAGATGACATAGATGAGGCAACTTGGCGCCAGGACAGGGACACCCGAGAGTCCATCCTCCACCTGTTGCGCTCGCACGCCAGTGAGCTCAACAGGGCCAGCGACCGCGAGCGAGAACGAGAGCGGGAACGAGAACGAGAAGGCGACAGAGGTGGTGGCG CCGCAAGATCGCCACGTAACGCTCGACGCACGAGCCCCGAGCCGGAACGGGAGTACAGGTCTAGCAAAAAT CATCGTCTGATGCAAGAACTGGATGAAATGGACATTGAAGAAGACAAGCGGAACTTAATCACGAGGGAAATCGACAAATTCCGGGACACGTACAAG AAACAGCAGGAGGAAGACCGCGACCGAGAGCGGGAACGGCGGCGAGAGCGCAAGGAGCGTCGCGACCGAGAGCGAAGCGTCGAGCGGTCCTCGCGCAGCAATCGTGACAGGGAGCGCTCACGGGACCTGGTCAAGgaggagagcagcagcagggcTGAGGAGAAGTCGAGCCGGGACCGGGACCGAGACCGGGACCGGGACCACGAGTCGACCCGTGGCAACGAGTCCAAGTCCGAGTCGACGCAGCTGGCTTCGTCGTCGCAGCCACCCTCCTCGCGGTCCGACAGGGCTTCCTCCAAAGCCCGTTCTGAGTCTCCCGAGCGTGACTGGGTGCGGGAACGGGAGCGTGAGAGGGagcgggagctccgggaggcacTCAG GCCTCGAGATGCCGAGCGTGACTGGGAGAGGGagagggaagaggaggaggaggcataCGAGCGCAAGAAGATGGAGAGGAAGCTCCGAGAAAAGGAAGCCGCCTACCAggag AGGTTGCGCAACTGGGAGGCCAGGGAGCGGCGCAAGGCCAAGGAGTACGAGAAGGAGCGGCAAAAAGAGGAAGAGCGGCTATCCGAGGAG GCTAAGGAAGCCCGCCGCCTGAAGGAGTTCCTGGAAGATTATGAAGATGAAAGAGATGATCTCAAGTATTATAA GGGAGGTGCCCTGCAGAGGCGCCTGAAAGACCGAGAGAAAGAGATTGAGCTCGACAATCGCGACCGGCAGCGGGAACGCGAGGAACTCGAGGACCTGCGGCGGAAGCTGACCGAGGAGGGCCACCCGGATCCCGAGGCCGAGGCCAAGCGCATCCACCATGAGGAAGAGGCTCGCCTGCTGAAGCCACAGCCCCACCTGCTGCCCGTGGTGCGGCCAGACCCTGAGCCGACATCCGAGCGCGCTTCCTCCCGCGGCAGGGACGCCACATCGCCCCCTCCGCCACGGCGGTCTTCGCAGCACGCCCGGTCGCCCCGGGCGGAGCCGCGATCGCCGCCTCCGCGCCGTGAGAACTCGTCCTCGCGGCACGGTGGCCACTCGCCTTCTTCAGTGGCGTCGCCGCCGGCGTCGTCGGCAGGGCCCACGTCAGCTATGGAAGAAGATGGCAGTGGCCAGAATAGCCTCTCGGGGTTCTCGGATGTGCTGGTCACGCCGCAGGAGGAAGGCAGGGGCATGGGCTTCGGTGTGCTGAAGCTGG GCGGAAGCCCGGGCCAGACGAGTGGTCGCAAGAGCCCCACATCGGGCAGCGGCAAACGCAAGAAGCTGTCGGCAGCTGCATCACAGGTGTTTGGAAACACCGAAGAGGAGGAGTCTGGGGAGTCGCGCAAGAAGCGCAAGCTGGTGCCCCTTGTAGACGAGGAGGGTCGACAACAGCAggagcaacagcaacagcagcagcagcagcacatgaaCACGGAGGAGAAGCGCAAGCACATCAAGAACCTGATCGACCGCATACCCACGTCCAAGGAGGAGCTCTTCAACTTCAACTTCGACCGGAGCCTCGTCGACAAC GCGCTGATGGACAAGCGGATCAGGCCATGGATCAACAAGAAGATTGTGGAGTACATTGGCGAGGAGGAACCCACACTGGTAGACTTCATCTGCTCCAAGGTGCTGGCAGGCAGTGCTGCCCAGAGCATACTCAACGACGTGTCCATG GTGCTGGATGAAGAAGCTGAAGTGTTTGTTGTGAAAATGTGGCGACTTCTCATCTACGAGATCGAAGCCAAGAAAGTGGGATTAGTGAAGTGA